The window CGCCAAATATTGGCCTGTACTTCAAAAATATTCCAGTTTTCTATATCGAAAATCCGGCTCCAGCTGTTTATTACCCGCTTTTCTTCTTCGGGATAAAGTTTGGCATATCTGCCATTTATAAATTCAAAAGAATTTTTAAAGCCCTTATTTTTTATGTCCTGTTCATACAGTCTTAAATCTTCCGCCGTTTCGGGGACATAGTGCAGATTTAGTATATAGTCCCACTTTAAACCGTTAAAATATAAAATTTCGCTATCGGGAACTTCCAAAATATATACAATTTCATTTTCCGTAGGATAAAGACAGTTTTTAGGGCTGACGGAACACCAAATTTGATAGCCGACATAATCCGGTTTTTGTACTCTTTTAGAGGATTCGTTTACAAACCAATCATAGCATTTTAATATATAAGGCGCTATGTCTTCCAAACGTTCCTGTATGTATTCCTTTTTATTTATAAATTCTCCGTTTTGTTTAAGTATATCCAACGACCTTTTATCCTGCCGCGTAAATAATAAGGTTCGGCCGTCTTTAGACAAAGGATTTTTTACGGTATTTGTTTTCATAATTACTCCCATAAAAAGTTTATTTTAACCGCTTTTTAAGCAGACGGGTAAACGGACTTCCTAATTAACATCGGCAGGTTTTATTTAAATAAAAAGCCGGAGGGCTAAGTCCCTCCGGAAAAATATTTTAACTTTTCATTGCCTTAATTTCATCCGCACGTCTACAAGCATGAAAATGTCCGTTACCTATATCTTTAAGGACGGGCTCTTCTTCTTTTGAGCATTCTTCAGTTGCATAAGGACAACGCGTATGGAAACGGCAACCTGACGGAACATTTGCAGGAGACGGAATTTCTCCCGAAATCGGAAGCTGCTTAATAACTTCAAGCATTCCGGATTTAGGCTCAGGAACCGCTTCGATTAAGGCCTGCGTATACGGGTGCATAGGATTATCGATAACATCGTCGGCATCTCCCATCTCCATAATTCTTCCCAAATACATAACCGCAATCCTATCGGTAAAGTACCTTGCCGTAGAAAGATCGTGAGTTATGTAAAGATAGGTTAAGCCCAGTTTCCTTTGAACATCGCGCATCATATGTAAGATTTCCGCACGGGTGGAAAGGTCAATCATTGAAACAGGCTCATCGGCTACAATGATTTCAGGGTTTAAGATAAGGGTTCTTGCCGTTGCGACACGCTGTCTTTGTCCTCCCGAAAGCATATGCGGATGCCGCCCCATAAATTCTTCGGGAGGATTAAGTTTTACTTCGCTTAAAGCATTGATAATTTTCGCATCGTTTTCTTTTCTGCCGCCTTTAATTTTATGGATAATTAAGGGCTCTTCCATAACATCGCGTATTTTAAAACGCGGGTTCATAGAAGCGTAAGGGTCCTGGAAAATCATTTGTACTTGGCGGCGGTATTTTTCGGTACTATCCTTATCGCTTACAGTAACGTCTTCACCGTTATAAATAATTTTACCGTCAGTAGGAGAATGAAGTTTCATAGCTATTTTACCGATAGTGGTTTTACCCGAACCGGATTCGCCTATAAGACCGAATATTTCGCCTCGCCGCAGTTTTAGCGTAACGTCATCGACGGCCTTTATTTTTCTTACCTGTGTTCCGGATAAACTTTGCAGTAAGCCCAGATGCGGCTCAAAGTATTTTTTTATGTTGTTAAGCTCAAGAATGTAATCGTCAGGATTTATTTTCTTTTCATTATCGCTCATTTTACGCACCTCCAGCATGCTATTTTGTGTCCGGGTTCAACCTCAACAAGGGGAGGTTCAAGTTCAAAACATTTATCCGTCGTGCAATGGCAGCGAGGATTAAAGCGGCAGCCCTTAGGAGGGGAAATAAGGTCGGGCGGAGCTCCCGGAATATAGGAAAGTTCGTCCACCTTTTTTCTTAAAAGAGGAGTTGCCTGCAAGAGTTTTTGAGTATACGGATGCATGGGTTCTGTGCCGTAGATTTGCTCGTTCGTTCCGAGTTCGGCTATTTTTCCTGCATACATAACGCAAATACGGTCTGAAATTTCCGCTTCAAGGGAAAGATCGTGAGTAATAAAAATAAACGATAATTTAAATTTTTGTTTTAACTCTTTTAAAAGATTGATAATTTGGGCTTGAACGATAACGTCCAAGGCTGTCGTAGGCTCATCTAAAATAACCAGTTTCGGTTTTAAGAATAAGCCGCAGGCTATTACAACGCGCTGCTTCATTCCTCCTGAAAGTTCGTGCGGGTAACGCTTAAGGATTTCAGGCGGTAAGCCCACATAGCCTAAATATTCTTCCATAAGGGCATAGGCTTCATTATCGCTCATTTCTTTGTGCTCGCGTAAGGTTTCAAGCATAAGTTTTCCTATTGTGTAAACCGGAGTTAAACTGTTCATAGCTCCTTGAAAAACCATCGAGATTTCCTGCCAACGCACATTTTTACGTATTTCGCTATCGGATAAGGGAACTATATCCCTTCCGTTAATTATAATTTGCGAGCCTTCTTCGATAAAACCCGGAGGCGACGGCATTTTAAGCAGAGCCATACCTGTAGTTGTTTTTCCGCAGCCGGATTCTCCTACAAGACCTAAGGTCTCACCCGCATGCAAATCAAAACTTACATCATCTAAAGCTTTTACGATTCCGGCAGAGGTGTGATAATATAATCGCAAATTTTTTACTTCAAGAATTTTTTCTTTATGTTCCATAGTTTTCCCCTCTTACCTTGTTTTTAATTTAGGATGAAGAATTTTATCCATAGCAAAGCCCAAGAATGCAAATATCATACCCATAAGAGCTATAAATAAACCTGGAGGAATAATCCACCACCATAAGCCGTTTAAGGCAGCTCCTGAAACTTGTGCATCATGTAAAATTTGCCCCCAAGTTACAATCGTCGGATCCCCCAAACCTAATAAGGACAATGAAGATTCCGTAAGAATTGCACCCGGAACGGAACTTGCCATAAGAGCAAAAGAATACGGCAATAAAAGCGGCGTTATATGTTTAAAAATAATACGCCATTTAGTAGCCCCGAGAGCCTTGGCTGCTTCTATATATGTTTCTTCTTTTATTTGTAAAGCCATTGAACGTACGGTTTTTACCGAACCTACCCAGCTAAATATAATAAGAGATAAAATAATAATCCATATACTAGGTTTAAATATAGAAGATGTAACAATTAAAACCGGGATTAAAGGAACCGATACAAATATTTCAAATATAAACATCATAGAAACATCAACATAACCACCCAAATATGCGCTTATAATACCGTAAATTACGCCTACAAAAACGGAAACTATACTTGCAATAAGCCCTATAAACAAGGCCCATTTCAATCCTGCAATAATCCCTGAAAAAACATCACGCTTATTAATATCCGTACCCAAAAAACCAGAAACGGAACCGGGAATAATAACACGCGGATTTTCAATCTTATTTTTAGGGTTATTTAGCGCATCCTTAGGTACAATTAACTTAAAAATATATTCACCACGTAACGGCTTTTTATCCCTATACATTGTTCTGTTTGCTTCCGAAAAAAGCAAAACAACAGGGCTTGCAGAGCCGGAAGAAGGTGATGCCCCATAACTTTGAGCAAATTGTTGCATTGTAGAACGTGCATCAGTCAAAACCGTATTTCGGAAATGAAAATTATCCATACCACCTTTTTGGAAGGCTTCAAAGTCTATTACACTTCCATCCGGACGTATAACTTCAATGCCTATAATCATATTACCGTTCAATTCCGCTCTAAAAACCACATTATTAGGCGGTCTGTCATATTTATAATTATATGTAAACGAATAAACTTTTGCTTGTCCGAACTGAGGGGTATTCTCCTCAGTTATAGTAGGATCAAGAATATATTCCGTCCGTGCTGACTTTTTACTACTAAACAACTCCGACCAAACAGGAGGAGCGGAAGCGGGATTATCTTCCCAATAAGAAATATTATGCCAATTACCGTTAACCTCTCTAAAAGGTAAAATCAGAGGCTCAAAAATAATCAATATAATAAGAGTAGCAAAAAGACATAACGCTACTAAACCTATTTTTTCCTTTTTAAACTCAGACCAAAATTCAAGGAATCTATCAAACGAGTCTCTTTTTATCATGCTTTGCCTCCAACTTTTATTCGGGGATCGAGGAATCCATAAACCAAATCAAGTAATATCAATCCCGATTGATATAGTCCCGTTGTGATTGCTAAGTCTCCCATTAATACCGGAACATCATTTTGTTGAACGGCAACCCAATATAAATTTCCCAACCCGGGCCAAGAAAAAATACCTTCAAATATAATACCGCCTGAAAAAGAACTTAAAAAAGACAACAAAACCATTGTAACCAACGGAGGCGCCGAAGTTCTCAGTGTATGACCATATAAAACTTTTTTTTCAGGTATACCTCTAGCTCTTGATGACATAATAAAGTCTTCTTGTAATGTACCTAATACAATATTACGCACAAAATATCCCGTACCCCAAAAACCCAACAGAATAAGAGTGAGCATAGGTAAACCCATATGCCATAGGCGGTCAATAAAAAAGTTAATACCTTCAGGAACAGGTATTGTACTTAATCCTCCTGAGGGAAAAATCGGTATCAAATATGCAAAAAAGAAAATTAAAAGCATGGCAAGCCACCATGTAGGTAAGCCGGATATGATAAGGGTAATAAGACTTGAAACCTTATCCAGTTTTCGACCGGGATTTTGAGCCTTCCGTAAACCTAAAGCAGTCCCCAGAATGATATTAATCACTAAAGATGTTGTAAAAATCAATAAGGTCCTAGGCAAAGCCTCCCCAATAATTTTTATAACTTCTTGAGACCCTGTTAAAGACTTAATTACCGTTGATTTTCCAAATTTAAATGTTAAAACCCGCATTGCATTATTTAAAACACGTTCAAAAAGAGGCCTATCGAGTTTATATTGACGAATTAAAATTAATTCTTGATCTTTTTTCCATTTCATAATTTGCTCAGCCGTCATATTTTTAAGAGCTCTAGCTTCAGAGCGAACAATCTCTATTATTTGGCTTCGCTGTACTTTTTCATTTATTTGATTAAACAAAAAAGAAAACAAAAAGATAAGTATAGCGTATATTATTATACCACGTAAAATACGCTTTAACGCATACCACTTGTACATAAAAGTATCCTCATTGATGTAAAACGTCAACAGACGCATAGGCGCAGATAAAGTTTTTATAAAGTTTTTAAATTAAAAACGCCTTGAAATTCAAATGAATCCAAGGCGCTTTTGTTATAAAATTAATCAACGCCTTAATTTTTATTTAAGCACGGTAAAACTTACAGACTGAGCTTGAGGCGGTTCATCGGCTATACTGGATAAAACTACCATTATATGCTCTACGCCTT is drawn from Treponema pedis and contains these coding sequences:
- a CDS encoding DUF3841 domain-containing protein — encoded protein: MKTNTVKNPLSKDGRTLLFTRQDKRSLDILKQNGEFINKKEYIQERLEDIAPYILKCYDWFVNESSKRVQKPDYVGYQIWCSVSPKNCLYPTENEIVYILEVPDSEILYFNGLKWDYILNLHYVPETAEDLRLYEQDIKNKGFKNSFEFINGRYAKLYPEEEKRVINSWSRIFDIENWNIFEVQANIWRIKSEWIKDIIRCGEQMPSDKFQVPYLS
- a CDS encoding ABC transporter ATP-binding protein, with amino-acid sequence MSDNEKKINPDDYILELNNIKKYFEPHLGLLQSLSGTQVRKIKAVDDVTLKLRRGEIFGLIGESGSGKTTIGKIAMKLHSPTDGKIIYNGEDVTVSDKDSTEKYRRQVQMIFQDPYASMNPRFKIRDVMEEPLIIHKIKGGRKENDAKIINALSEVKLNPPEEFMGRHPHMLSGGQRQRVATARTLILNPEIIVADEPVSMIDLSTRAEILHMMRDVQRKLGLTYLYITHDLSTARYFTDRIAVMYLGRIMEMGDADDVIDNPMHPYTQALIEAVPEPKSGMLEVIKQLPISGEIPSPANVPSGCRFHTRCPYATEECSKEEEPVLKDIGNGHFHACRRADEIKAMKS
- a CDS encoding ABC transporter ATP-binding protein, which encodes MEHKEKILEVKNLRLYYHTSAGIVKALDDVSFDLHAGETLGLVGESGCGKTTTGMALLKMPSPPGFIEEGSQIIINGRDIVPLSDSEIRKNVRWQEISMVFQGAMNSLTPVYTIGKLMLETLREHKEMSDNEAYALMEEYLGYVGLPPEILKRYPHELSGGMKQRVVIACGLFLKPKLVILDEPTTALDVIVQAQIINLLKELKQKFKLSFIFITHDLSLEAEISDRICVMYAGKIAELGTNEQIYGTEPMHPYTQKLLQATPLLRKKVDELSYIPGAPPDLISPPKGCRFNPRCHCTTDKCFELEPPLVEVEPGHKIACWRCVK
- a CDS encoding ABC transporter permease, with the translated sequence MIKRDSFDRFLEFWSEFKKEKIGLVALCLFATLIILIIFEPLILPFREVNGNWHNISYWEDNPASAPPVWSELFSSKKSARTEYILDPTITEENTPQFGQAKVYSFTYNYKYDRPPNNVVFRAELNGNMIIGIEVIRPDGSVIDFEAFQKGGMDNFHFRNTVLTDARSTMQQFAQSYGASPSSGSASPVVLLFSEANRTMYRDKKPLRGEYIFKLIVPKDALNNPKNKIENPRVIIPGSVSGFLGTDINKRDVFSGIIAGLKWALFIGLIASIVSVFVGVIYGIISAYLGGYVDVSMMFIFEIFVSVPLIPVLIVTSSIFKPSIWIIILSLIIFSWVGSVKTVRSMALQIKEETYIEAAKALGATKWRIIFKHITPLLLPYSFALMASSVPGAILTESSLSLLGLGDPTIVTWGQILHDAQVSGAALNGLWWWIIPPGLFIALMGMIFAFLGFAMDKILHPKLKTR
- a CDS encoding ABC transporter permease, whose product is MYKWYALKRILRGIIIYAILIFLFSFLFNQINEKVQRSQIIEIVRSEARALKNMTAEQIMKWKKDQELILIRQYKLDRPLFERVLNNAMRVLTFKFGKSTVIKSLTGSQEVIKIIGEALPRTLLIFTTSLVINIILGTALGLRKAQNPGRKLDKVSSLITLIISGLPTWWLAMLLIFFFAYLIPIFPSGGLSTIPVPEGINFFIDRLWHMGLPMLTLILLGFWGTGYFVRNIVLGTLQEDFIMSSRARGIPEKKVLYGHTLRTSAPPLVTMVLLSFLSSFSGGIIFEGIFSWPGLGNLYWVAVQQNDVPVLMGDLAITTGLYQSGLILLDLVYGFLDPRIKVGGKA